The following coding sequences are from one Diabrotica virgifera virgifera chromosome 2, PGI_DIABVI_V3a window:
- the LOC114337534 gene encoding mucolipin-3-like: MDHSRSPESETEEMYDNQNCCDTPTKPLLTEERMRRKLQFFFMNPIEKWQAKKRFPYKFIVQVIKILLVTMQLCFFAYYRYNHVNYTWDNRITFSHLFLKGWDATREVNAYPPSAGPLAIYRVDEFYSTIDYAYKGYADLDKAIGPYSYANEDNTMSDMVLCLNQYKEGTIFGFNESYIFNSEIVTECFNISKPLSGLLDSKLYIEQQHIDVNFSALVNAELIFPIKTVNFKAAGRITPPNCFLFNIVIAFDNADHDGQMLVALEAEPIRLTCQGDISYKTDNEIESILRSILNYLVIFICITSFILCSRAVWRAQQLKTITDKFFITRFEQPLTHKDKLKFLNLWYIMIIINDVFIIVGSIIKENIEKESFASDQWNVCSLFLGIGNLLVWFGVLRYLGFFRTYNVVILTLQKAAPQVARFLLCALLIYAGFTFSGWLILGPYHLKFRSLSTTSECLFSLINGDDMFATFSIMSHKSPLLWWFSRVYLYSFISLYIYIILSLFISVIMDAYDTIKLYYTDGFPKSNLESFIGDTNLEDVSSGLFRTDSTDSLGGLMKDLCCCKKVYQSYSTLTSSAQSRTSILI; this comes from the coding sequence ATGGACCATTCAAGATCCCCAGAAAGTGAAACTGAAGAGATGTACGATAACCAGAATTGTTGTGATACCCCCACAAAACCACTATTAACAGAGGAACGAATGAGGAGAAAACTGCAATTCTTTTTCATGAATCCCATCGAAAAGTGGCAAGCTAAGAAAAGATTTCCATATAAATTTATTGTACAGGTTATAAAGATATTACTAGTAACCATGCAGCTGTGCTTTTTTGCCTACTACAGATACAATCATGTAAACTATACATGGGACAACAGAATAACATTTTCACATTTATTCCTAAAGGGCTGGGACGCTACAAGAGAAGTAAACGCTTATCCTCCGTCAGCAGGTCCTTTAGCAATCTATAGAGTTGATGAGTTTTATTCAACGATAGATTACGCTTATAAAGGATATGCTGACTTAGACAAGGCGATTGGCCCCTACTCTTACGCCAATGAAGACAACACCATGAGTGATATGGTATTGTGTTTGAATCAATATAAAGAAGGTACTATATTCGGTTTTAATGAATCGTATATATTTAACAGTGAAATAGTTACGGAGTGTTTTAATATATCTAAACCTCTTAGTGGACTTCTTGATTCAAAGTTATATATAGAACAACAACATATTGATGTGAACTTTTCTGCCCTAGTTAACGCAGAGTTAATATTTCCTATTAAAACAGTGAACTTTAAAGCAGCTGGAAGAATAACTCCTCCGAACTGCTTTCTTTTTAATATAGTCATTGCCTTTGATAATGCAGATCATGATGGTCAGATGTTAGTTGCACTGGAAGCTGAACCAATACGCTTAACCTGTCAAGGTGACATTTCATATAAAACTGATAATGAAATAGAATCGATTCTAAGAAGTATTCTGAACTACCTAGTGATCTTCATATGTATTACTTCGTTTATTTTGTGTTCAAGGGCGGTGTGGAGGGCACAGCAACTTAAGACGATCACCGACAAATTCTTTATAACCAGGTTTGAGCAACCGTTAACCCATAAAGACAAGCTGAAATTCTTAAATCTTTGGTATATTATGATAATTATAAATGACGTATTTATTATAGTAGGGTCTATTATTAAGGAAAATATCGAAAAAGAATCATTTGCTAGTGACCAATGgaatgtatgtagtttatttttaGGTATAGGTAACTTATTAGTTTGGTTTGGAGTTTTGAGGTACTTAGGTTTTTTCAGAACATACAATGTAGTTATATTAACTTTACAAAAGGCTGCACCACAAGTGGCTCGATTTTTATTATGTGCACTCTTAATATATGCAGGTTTTACTTTCTCAGGGTGGCTAATTTTGGGGCCATATCATCTCAAATTCAGATCTTTATCAACCACATCGGAATGCCTATTTTCGTTAATTAACGGAGATGATATGTTTGCTACATTCTCAATAATGTCACACAAGTCACCCTTATTATGGTGGTTTAGTAGAGTCTACCTATATTCGTTTATAAGTCTCTACATATACATTATTCTAAGTTTATTTATTTCTGTTATAATGGATGCTTATGATACAATTAAATTGTATTATACCGATGGCTTTCCTAAAAGCAATCTTGAATCTTTTATAGGAGACACTAATTTAGAAGATGTATCCAGTGGTTTGTTTAGAACCGATTCGACTGATAGTTTGGGAGGTTTAATGAAAGATTTGTGTTGCTGCAAAAAGGTTTATCAATCTTATTCAACATTAACATCAAGTGCCCAATCTCGAACTagtattttaatataa